One genomic window of Thalassoroseus pseudoceratinae includes the following:
- a CDS encoding glycosyltransferase family 4 protein gives MKSLRIAFLATRPGKASFRFRVEQMLPMFTAAGHRFEVRFLAGSAWSRFRQYRDLSNFDVVFLQKRLVSRAELYILRRASKRLVYDVDDAVFLNDRGTLDGRRGRRFQIMMHAADHVVCGNKYLADFAGEYTSQVTVVPTCIDTEVFHPRLRPTSSEPTDSKRFTIGWTGSTSTNRYLNELFPILAKFRDQAELKFLSDSETGLDYSTLNGLPVTFVPWSPDVEVRETATFDAGLMPLPDDPWTRGKCGFKALQYMGLGIPAVCSPVGVNCEIITHGETGVLARTPADWEAGLTRLMSTPKLRKRLGQAGRQTVEDHYSLHTQGPRLVEIVEDLIRMRRVA, from the coding sequence ATGAAATCACTGCGAATCGCGTTTCTCGCCACAAGACCGGGCAAAGCCAGCTTTCGGTTCCGTGTCGAGCAGATGTTGCCAATGTTTACCGCGGCCGGGCACAGGTTCGAAGTGCGATTCCTGGCCGGATCGGCATGGTCCCGCTTTCGGCAGTACCGCGACTTGTCGAATTTCGATGTCGTCTTTCTGCAAAAGCGGCTTGTGAGTCGCGCGGAGTTGTATATTCTCCGCCGAGCGTCGAAGCGGTTGGTGTACGATGTCGACGATGCCGTGTTCCTGAACGATCGTGGGACACTCGACGGACGACGCGGCCGACGTTTTCAGATCATGATGCACGCCGCCGATCACGTCGTCTGCGGGAACAAATACCTTGCCGATTTCGCGGGAGAGTACACCTCACAAGTGACGGTGGTCCCCACATGCATCGACACAGAGGTATTCCATCCGCGACTCCGCCCGACGTCATCCGAACCGACGGACTCAAAAAGATTCACCATCGGTTGGACTGGCAGCACAAGTACGAACCGATATTTAAACGAACTCTTTCCGATTCTGGCGAAGTTTCGAGATCAAGCGGAACTCAAGTTCCTTTCCGATTCGGAAACGGGTTTGGATTACTCCACGTTGAACGGGTTACCGGTCACGTTCGTGCCCTGGTCGCCGGACGTGGAAGTCCGTGAGACGGCCACGTTCGATGCCGGTCTAATGCCCTTGCCGGATGATCCCTGGACCCGTGGAAAATGCGGCTTCAAAGCCCTGCAATACATGGGACTGGGAATTCCGGCGGTGTGCAGTCCGGTGGGGGTGAACTGCGAGATCATCACGCATGGCGAAACCGGTGTGCTGGCTCGTACGCCCGCCGACTGGGAAGCTGGTCTCACGCGTCTCATGAGCACTCCTAAACTCCGCAAACGCCTGGGGCAAGCCGGTCGGCAAACCGTGGAGGACCACTATTCGCTCCATACTCAAGGCCCGCGATTGGTGGAAATCGTCGAAGATCTCATCCGAATGCGACGTGTCGCCTGA
- a CDS encoding lipopolysaccharide kinase InaA family protein gives MTTPWGPTSLKFLRRSRLRRLIPLGSSSSSDEIVHLRRSRGVGRASADLPRDVLIRLIDCPELPLRAQTRDIIKAGRTAVVVRADMPFGSRMVSVAYKQVHRRTFVKVLTAVLRGNRTLRSWRMGRKLLAADIPTARPLAVVTPRWYRPDQPSYIVTEWIVGGENITQLGDRLKKLAPRDRARQLCEAAEILGQLIGRLHAAGFSHRDLKAGNVMVIPRAGRLQSAVIDLDGVSEWWRVPLWARLRNLARFVVGAETSIELTHGVRLRFLQAYLAASGLTDRDWQPIWRRLARRVRQVQRRKSAS, from the coding sequence ATGACCACACCTTGGGGACCCACAAGTCTCAAGTTCTTAAGACGCTCGAGGTTACGACGTTTGATCCCGCTCGGGTCGAGCAGTTCCTCCGACGAGATCGTGCATCTGCGGCGGAGTCGGGGCGTTGGACGGGCATCGGCGGATCTGCCGCGTGACGTGCTGATTCGGCTGATCGACTGTCCAGAATTGCCGTTGCGAGCCCAAACACGGGACATTATCAAAGCCGGGCGGACGGCGGTTGTCGTACGTGCCGACATGCCATTCGGTTCCCGGATGGTGTCGGTTGCGTATAAACAGGTTCACCGTCGGACATTCGTGAAGGTCCTGACCGCCGTTTTGCGGGGGAATCGGACACTGCGATCTTGGCGGATGGGGAGAAAGCTGCTTGCCGCCGATATTCCGACGGCTCGTCCGTTGGCCGTGGTGACTCCGCGATGGTATCGGCCTGATCAACCATCTTACATCGTGACTGAATGGATCGTTGGTGGCGAGAACATCACACAACTTGGGGATCGATTGAAGAAACTCGCCCCCCGTGACCGTGCTCGCCAACTCTGCGAGGCGGCGGAAATTTTGGGGCAACTCATCGGCCGTTTGCACGCCGCCGGGTTCAGCCATCGGGATTTGAAAGCCGGCAATGTGATGGTCATTCCGCGAGCCGGTCGGTTGCAATCTGCCGTGATCGACCTGGATGGCGTTTCCGAATGGTGGCGGGTTCCGTTGTGGGCACGACTCCGAAATTTGGCCCGGTTCGTTGTCGGGGCGGAGACCTCGATCGAACTCACGCATGGAGTCCGGTTGCGATTCCTTCAGGCATATCTCGCGGCATCCGGTTTGACGGATCGCGATTGGCAACCGATCTGGCGACGATTGGCCCGCCGTGTTCGGCAAGTGCAGCGTCGAAAATCGGCGTCGTAG